From the Agrobacterium larrymoorei genome, one window contains:
- a CDS encoding winged helix-turn-helix transcriptional regulator: MPAMTKERDTLDHQQHAKCRLLGQILDRVGDKWTIMTVGALSDGPLRFNAIMRRIGGVSHRMLTLTLRGLERDGMVLRTAYATIPPKVEYELTPLGHSLTEPLATLLEWGEKHSKDIEAARTAFDAKCS; encoded by the coding sequence ATGCCGGCGATGACGAAGGAACGCGATACGCTTGACCATCAGCAGCACGCAAAGTGCAGATTGCTTGGCCAGATTCTCGACCGTGTCGGCGACAAATGGACGATCATGACGGTCGGAGCGCTTTCCGACGGTCCACTGCGCTTCAACGCCATCATGCGGCGTATCGGCGGCGTGTCGCACCGCATGCTCACACTTACGCTGCGTGGTCTGGAGCGCGATGGCATGGTCCTCAGAACGGCCTATGCCACCATCCCGCCCAAGGTTGAATATGAGCTCACGCCACTCGGTCACTCACTTACCGAGCCCTTGGCCACTTTGCTGGAATGGGGAGAGAAGCATAGCAAGGACATCGAAGCTGCTCGAACAGCTTTCGATGCAAAATGCAGTTGA